A genomic window from Peromyscus maniculatus bairdii isolate BWxNUB_F1_BW_parent chromosome 1, HU_Pman_BW_mat_3.1, whole genome shotgun sequence includes:
- the Vps37c gene encoding vacuolar protein sorting-associated protein 37C isoform X1, whose protein sequence is MCVQACECRCLQRPEEDIRSPGAGAGDCKGKMEGLKDKTLQELEEMQNDPEAIAQMALESPEVQDLQLEREMALATNRSLAEQNLEFQGPLEISRSNLSDKYQELRKLVERCQEQKAKLEKFSSALQPGTLLDLLQIEGMKIEEESEAMAEKFLEGEVPLETFLESFSSMRTLLHLRRVRVEKLQDVVRRPRALPELAGDAPPPRPPPPRPAPQATPLATEEQPPQPSVVTPYPLPYSPSPGLPVGPTAQGALQPAPFPVVSQPSSYGGPLGPSYPSPQPGPRAAAGYSWSPQRSVPPQPGYPVAPTSTSGPGYPLVGSRVPAPGYPQQSPYLPSRSKPPYPTQPQLPGFPGQPLPPVPPQPPYPSGPTPPYGFHPPGPAWPRY, encoded by the exons GGGAAGATGGAGGGGCTGAAAGACAAGACTctgcaggagctggaggagatgcAGAATGACCCGGAAGCCATCGCCCAGATGGCCTTGGAGTCTCCTGAG GTTCAGGACCTGCAGTTAGAACGAGAGATGGCACTAGCCACCAACCGCAGCTTGGCAGAGCAGAACTTGGAGTTCCAGGGTCCCCTGGAAATCAGCCGCTCTAACCTTTCAGACAAATACCAGGAGCTGCGGAAGCTTGTGGAACGGTGCCAGGAACAGAAAGCCAAGCTGG AGAAGTTTTCCTCAGCACTGCAGCCTGGGACCTTGTTGGACCTTCTGCAGATCGAAGGCATGAAGATCGAGGAAGAGTCTGAG GCCATGGCTGAGAAGTTCCTGGAGGGTGAGGTGCCCCTGGAGACATTCTTAGAGTCCTTTTCCTCCATGAGGACACTGCTGCACCTGCGCAGAGTTCGAGTAGAGAAACTCCAGGATGTGGTGAGGCGGCCCCGCGCTTTGCCGGAGTTGGCTGGAGATGCCCCTCCACCTCGTCCACCGCCTCCACGCCCAGCACCCCAGGCGACACCCCTTGCGACCGAAGAACAGCCTCCACAGCCCTCTGTTGTGACTCCCTACCCTTTGCCCTACAGCCCATCCCCAGGCTTGCCTGTGGGCCCTACAGCTCAGGGGGCCCTGCAGCCTGCCCCCTTCCCTGTGGTGTCCCAGCCCTCCTCCTACGGTGGGCCTCTCGGTCCTTCTTACCCATCACCTCAGCCAGGACCCAGGGCTGCTGCGGGCTACTCTTGGTCCCCACAGAGGAGTGTGCCACCCCAGCCTGGTTATCCTGTGGCCCCAACTAGCACCTCTGGTCCAGGATACCCCTTAGTAGGAAGCCGAGTTCCTGCTCCTGGGTATCCCCAACAGTCCCCCTACCTCCCATCACGAAGCAAACCTCCCTACCCAACACAACCTCAGCTCCCAGGCTTCCCAGGACAGCCACTGCCTCCAGTGCCCCCTCAACCTCCATATCCTTCTGGGCCAACCCCTCCCTATGGCTTTCACCCCCCAGGACCTGCCTGGCCTAGGTACTAG
- the Vps37c gene encoding vacuolar protein sorting-associated protein 37C isoform X2, whose product MEGLKDKTLQELEEMQNDPEAIAQMALESPEVQDLQLEREMALATNRSLAEQNLEFQGPLEISRSNLSDKYQELRKLVERCQEQKAKLEKFSSALQPGTLLDLLQIEGMKIEEESEAMAEKFLEGEVPLETFLESFSSMRTLLHLRRVRVEKLQDVVRRPRALPELAGDAPPPRPPPPRPAPQATPLATEEQPPQPSVVTPYPLPYSPSPGLPVGPTAQGALQPAPFPVVSQPSSYGGPLGPSYPSPQPGPRAAAGYSWSPQRSVPPQPGYPVAPTSTSGPGYPLVGSRVPAPGYPQQSPYLPSRSKPPYPTQPQLPGFPGQPLPPVPPQPPYPSGPTPPYGFHPPGPAWPRY is encoded by the exons ATGGAGGGGCTGAAAGACAAGACTctgcaggagctggaggagatgcAGAATGACCCGGAAGCCATCGCCCAGATGGCCTTGGAGTCTCCTGAG GTTCAGGACCTGCAGTTAGAACGAGAGATGGCACTAGCCACCAACCGCAGCTTGGCAGAGCAGAACTTGGAGTTCCAGGGTCCCCTGGAAATCAGCCGCTCTAACCTTTCAGACAAATACCAGGAGCTGCGGAAGCTTGTGGAACGGTGCCAGGAACAGAAAGCCAAGCTGG AGAAGTTTTCCTCAGCACTGCAGCCTGGGACCTTGTTGGACCTTCTGCAGATCGAAGGCATGAAGATCGAGGAAGAGTCTGAG GCCATGGCTGAGAAGTTCCTGGAGGGTGAGGTGCCCCTGGAGACATTCTTAGAGTCCTTTTCCTCCATGAGGACACTGCTGCACCTGCGCAGAGTTCGAGTAGAGAAACTCCAGGATGTGGTGAGGCGGCCCCGCGCTTTGCCGGAGTTGGCTGGAGATGCCCCTCCACCTCGTCCACCGCCTCCACGCCCAGCACCCCAGGCGACACCCCTTGCGACCGAAGAACAGCCTCCACAGCCCTCTGTTGTGACTCCCTACCCTTTGCCCTACAGCCCATCCCCAGGCTTGCCTGTGGGCCCTACAGCTCAGGGGGCCCTGCAGCCTGCCCCCTTCCCTGTGGTGTCCCAGCCCTCCTCCTACGGTGGGCCTCTCGGTCCTTCTTACCCATCACCTCAGCCAGGACCCAGGGCTGCTGCGGGCTACTCTTGGTCCCCACAGAGGAGTGTGCCACCCCAGCCTGGTTATCCTGTGGCCCCAACTAGCACCTCTGGTCCAGGATACCCCTTAGTAGGAAGCCGAGTTCCTGCTCCTGGGTATCCCCAACAGTCCCCCTACCTCCCATCACGAAGCAAACCTCCCTACCCAACACAACCTCAGCTCCCAGGCTTCCCAGGACAGCCACTGCCTCCAGTGCCCCCTCAACCTCCATATCCTTCTGGGCCAACCCCTCCCTATGGCTTTCACCCCCCAGGACCTGCCTGGCCTAGGTACTAG
- the Vps37c gene encoding vacuolar protein sorting-associated protein 37C isoform X3, translated as MKIEEESEAMAEKFLEGEVPLETFLESFSSMRTLLHLRRVRVEKLQDVVRRPRALPELAGDAPPPRPPPPRPAPQATPLATEEQPPQPSVVTPYPLPYSPSPGLPVGPTAQGALQPAPFPVVSQPSSYGGPLGPSYPSPQPGPRAAAGYSWSPQRSVPPQPGYPVAPTSTSGPGYPLVGSRVPAPGYPQQSPYLPSRSKPPYPTQPQLPGFPGQPLPPVPPQPPYPSGPTPPYGFHPPGPAWPRY; from the exons ATGAAGATCGAGGAAGAGTCTGAG GCCATGGCTGAGAAGTTCCTGGAGGGTGAGGTGCCCCTGGAGACATTCTTAGAGTCCTTTTCCTCCATGAGGACACTGCTGCACCTGCGCAGAGTTCGAGTAGAGAAACTCCAGGATGTGGTGAGGCGGCCCCGCGCTTTGCCGGAGTTGGCTGGAGATGCCCCTCCACCTCGTCCACCGCCTCCACGCCCAGCACCCCAGGCGACACCCCTTGCGACCGAAGAACAGCCTCCACAGCCCTCTGTTGTGACTCCCTACCCTTTGCCCTACAGCCCATCCCCAGGCTTGCCTGTGGGCCCTACAGCTCAGGGGGCCCTGCAGCCTGCCCCCTTCCCTGTGGTGTCCCAGCCCTCCTCCTACGGTGGGCCTCTCGGTCCTTCTTACCCATCACCTCAGCCAGGACCCAGGGCTGCTGCGGGCTACTCTTGGTCCCCACAGAGGAGTGTGCCACCCCAGCCTGGTTATCCTGTGGCCCCAACTAGCACCTCTGGTCCAGGATACCCCTTAGTAGGAAGCCGAGTTCCTGCTCCTGGGTATCCCCAACAGTCCCCCTACCTCCCATCACGAAGCAAACCTCCCTACCCAACACAACCTCAGCTCCCAGGCTTCCCAGGACAGCCACTGCCTCCAGTGCCCCCTCAACCTCCATATCCTTCTGGGCCAACCCCTCCCTATGGCTTTCACCCCCCAGGACCTGCCTGGCCTAGGTACTAG